In the uncultured Methanolobus sp. genome, one interval contains:
- a CDS encoding metallophosphoesterase: MNILHISDMHFGPRHWDGDDQILLKMINSFDADIVINTGDNTTDGLEDECAEAGRFLKAIKCKNVISTLGNHDKRNMRSHELFRKYIDNSEIITISESLNTRKKNLFLNREITKVGENLTDLNFVKSISINGKKVLILSIDTSELYSNDGYVEQEILNAVSKEIEQIEYDMPLLITHYSVLGTDELPLQNSAALIDFIQKHKIEYVFCGHTHKLEIMRVNDLYQGYSFTHFMCGSLSSSNHPNDDNMFLYYENVGSEDMHLHLMRIFLEMGKVQFKQEIVF; encoded by the coding sequence ATGAACATATTACATATTTCTGATATGCATTTTGGCCCCCGTCATTGGGATGGAGACGATCAGATCCTACTGAAGATGATTAATTCATTTGATGCTGATATTGTAATCAACACAGGGGACAATACAACAGATGGCCTGGAAGATGAGTGTGCTGAAGCAGGGCGTTTTCTAAAAGCTATCAAGTGCAAAAATGTAATCTCTACTTTAGGTAATCATGACAAAAGAAATATGCGCTCCCATGAACTATTTCGGAAATATATTGATAACTCTGAAATAATCACTATTTCCGAGTCATTAAATACAAGAAAGAAAAACCTTTTTTTAAACCGGGAAATTACCAAAGTTGGTGAGAATTTAACCGATCTGAATTTTGTTAAATCTATTTCAATAAATGGAAAAAAGGTATTAATACTCAGTATCGATACCAGTGAACTATATAGTAATGATGGGTATGTTGAACAAGAGATTCTAAATGCTGTTTCGAAAGAAATTGAACAGATAGAATATGACATGCCTTTGTTGATCACCCATTATTCTGTTTTGGGTACTGATGAGCTACCTCTACAAAATTCTGCAGCACTAATTGATTTTATACAAAAACATAAAATTGAATATGTTTTTTGCGGCCATACCCACAAACTGGAAATTATGCGGGTCAATGATCTTTATCAAGGTTATTCCTTTACTCATTTTATGTGTGGCAGTTTATCTTCTAGCAATCATCCAAACGATGATAACATGTTCTTGTATTATGAAAATGTAGGCAGTGAAGATATGCATCTGCATTTGATGCGGATTTTTTTAGAGATGGGAAAAGTGCAGTTCAAACAGGAAATAGTCTTTTAG
- a CDS encoding ATP-binding protein yields the protein MKRLIIFISSVQKEFAEERKSLFEFISGDALLRRFFDIFMFENLPAIDRKADEVYLDEVKHCDIYISLFGEQYGSEDDERLSPTQREFEEATRLSKTRFVFVKGSSSVVRHPKMEKLISIAGKQLVRRRFSSQPELNAAVYAALVQYLEDKGSIITGPFDASACPDATLEDISSEKINWFIARARSAREYALHENISVSDALKHLNLMDREIPSNAAILLFGKSPQRFLITSEVKCLHFHGTEIQKPIPSYQVYKGTVFDLVDQSVDFVMSKLSRSVGTRDQGPEAPVQYDIPQAVVAEGIVNAIAHRDYTSNASVQVMLFADRLEIWNPGGLPPSLSLESLRKPHASHPANPLIAEPLFLAKYIEKAGTGTLDMIQLCKKYGLKEPEFRLEDGSFVLILRRKNEVGEVTPEVTPEVTPEVTPEVTPEVILINTIVDEMTRKELQDALSLKDDEHFRKHYLLPALESGIIEMTIPDKPTSRMQKYRLTEKGRELKRQK from the coding sequence ATGAAAAGGCTCATCATCTTCATCAGCAGTGTCCAGAAAGAGTTTGCAGAAGAACGCAAATCTCTATTTGAGTTTATTAGTGGTGACGCTTTGCTCAGAAGGTTTTTTGATATTTTCATGTTTGAGAATCTTCCAGCTATTGACAGGAAGGCAGATGAAGTGTATCTGGATGAAGTGAAACACTGTGACATCTATATTTCTCTGTTTGGTGAACAGTATGGTTCAGAAGATGATGAAAGACTTTCACCTACTCAAAGGGAATTTGAAGAAGCCACGAGATTATCTAAAACAAGATTTGTTTTTGTTAAAGGTAGCAGTTCTGTTGTAAGGCATCCTAAAATGGAGAAACTCATATCCATAGCTGGTAAACAGCTTGTACGTCGTCGTTTCTCAAGTCAGCCGGAACTGAATGCTGCTGTCTATGCAGCATTAGTACAATATCTTGAAGATAAAGGGTCAATAATTACAGGACCTTTCGATGCATCTGCATGTCCTGATGCAACACTTGAAGACATTTCTTCGGAAAAGATTAACTGGTTTATTGCAAGAGCACGGAGTGCCAGAGAATATGCACTGCATGAAAATATCTCCGTTTCAGACGCCCTGAAACATCTCAACCTGATGGATAGGGAAATACCATCAAATGCTGCAATACTTCTGTTTGGGAAATCACCTCAAAGATTCCTAATAACATCTGAAGTAAAATGTCTGCATTTTCACGGTACGGAAATACAGAAACCCATTCCATCTTATCAAGTTTATAAAGGAACAGTCTTTGATCTTGTAGACCAATCCGTAGATTTCGTGATGTCAAAGCTTTCACGTTCTGTAGGAACAAGAGATCAGGGACCGGAAGCACCTGTACAATATGATATTCCACAAGCGGTTGTAGCTGAAGGAATAGTCAATGCTATTGCACATAGAGATTACACCAGCAACGCAAGTGTTCAGGTAATGCTATTTGCCGACCGTCTGGAAATATGGAATCCGGGAGGATTACCACCATCTTTGTCTCTTGAAAGTCTGCGCAAACCTCATGCATCTCATCCGGCCAACCCTCTTATTGCTGAACCACTGTTTCTGGCAAAATATATTGAAAAAGCAGGAACCGGTACATTGGATATGATTCAGCTTTGCAAAAAATATGGCCTTAAGGAACCGGAATTCAGATTGGAAGATGGATCTTTCGTGCTCATTCTTCGAAGGAAAAATGAAGTTGGCGAAGTCACCCCGGAAGTCACCCCGGAAGTCACCCCGGAAGTCACCCCGGAAGTCACCCCGGAAGTCATCCTGATTAATACCATTGTTGATGAAATGACTAGAAAAGAACTTCAGGATGCTCTAAGTTTAAAAGATGATGAGCATTTCAGAAAACATTATCTTTTGCCTGCACTGGAATCTGGAATCATTGAAATGACAATACCGGATAAACCCACAAGCCGTATGCAAAAATACAGGCTTACTGAAAAGGGTCGGGAACTAAAAAGGCAAAAGTGA
- a CDS encoding DUF58 domain-containing protein has product MQHAKEIIRQVRKIEISTKQQVDGLIAGNYHSVFKGQGIDFSEIREYRAGDDVRTIDWKVTARFNRPFIKEFVEERDLRVYFAIDVSASGSFGSNISKMQKATEIAASLMFSAMKNNDNVGLFLFTEDVEKHIPARKGRKHVLKLLGTMVSYEPLEKRTDIMKSMESVAKMLKRRSIIFVISDFISDDFSKPLNIMRNRHDIVALRVMDAREQELPDVGLIELEDEETGEQLLVDTSDEEIRTRYAELVREHNESLQKLFRKMKIDMVDLVTDEPYEVALNKFFKTRKIKEIR; this is encoded by the coding sequence ATGCAACATGCAAAAGAGATTATCAGACAGGTCAGAAAGATCGAGATCAGTACAAAACAGCAGGTTGACGGACTGATAGCCGGGAACTACCACTCAGTATTCAAAGGTCAGGGAATCGACTTTTCAGAAATACGCGAATACCGGGCCGGGGACGATGTCCGTACTATTGACTGGAAAGTAACTGCAAGGTTCAATCGCCCGTTCATTAAGGAGTTCGTTGAAGAAAGAGATCTTCGTGTCTATTTTGCCATCGATGTTTCAGCTTCCGGGAGCTTCGGAAGCAATATCAGCAAAATGCAGAAAGCAACAGAGATCGCCGCAAGTCTTATGTTCTCAGCCATGAAGAACAATGATAACGTTGGCCTGTTTCTCTTTACCGAAGATGTAGAGAAACACATCCCGGCCAGAAAAGGCAGGAAACATGTCCTGAAACTGCTCGGGACAATGGTCTCATACGAGCCTCTTGAAAAAAGGACTGACATTATGAAGAGTATGGAGTCCGTCGCAAAAATGCTCAAAAGAAGAAGCATCATTTTTGTAATCTCTGACTTCATTTCCGACGATTTCTCAAAACCCCTGAACATCATGAGAAACAGGCATGACATCGTGGCATTAAGAGTCATGGATGCACGTGAACAGGAACTTCCAGATGTCGGCCTCATAGAACTTGAGGATGAAGAGACTGGTGAACAGTTACTTGTGGACACCTCTGACGAGGAAATAAGGACACGCTACGCAGAACTTGTCAGGGAACACAACGAAAGCTTACAGAAGCTCTTCAGGAAAATGAAAATTGACATGGTCGATCTTGTTACAGATGAACCATATGAAGTCGCACTAAATAAATTCTTTAAAACCAGAAAAATAAAGGAGATACGATAA
- a CDS encoding aminotransferase class I/II-fold pyridoxal phosphate-dependent enzyme, with protein MQHNYKTQTEKYEFVSGQHGGYYRHDFIDHAYLYNLYFPPEAVFTSFKDQIHDIVLNYPIAQDALAGLIGDLIDQPAERIVVGNGAAELIKIISGHLSSKLIIPVPSFNEYVNAAPVENVIEFPLEYPSFQLDIDKFAAEAIKVKADVAVVVSPNNPTSLLVPKSDLISLSKKLADHDCMLIIDESFMDFAHDPDKASLEYELESYPNIAILKSMSKAYGICGLRIGYMLTANLEFAESVRKGVHIWNINGFAEEFLRILPDYRQEFIDSCKQVRIDRYNLYKHLCTIPEMTVYKPDANFIFCRLPDHAQSGPEVTRRLFIEYNMYIKHCHEKTLPDSGRYIRIASRTEAENCKLVEALVDVIGLNKGDVS; from the coding sequence ATGCAACACAATTACAAGACCCAAACTGAAAAATATGAATTCGTATCCGGACAACATGGTGGTTACTATCGCCATGACTTTATTGACCATGCTTATCTTTATAATCTATATTTCCCGCCAGAGGCTGTTTTTACAAGCTTTAAAGATCAAATTCATGACATTGTCCTTAACTATCCGATTGCACAGGATGCTCTTGCCGGTCTCATAGGTGATCTGATCGACCAGCCTGCTGAAAGAATTGTTGTAGGAAACGGTGCTGCTGAACTTATCAAGATCATATCAGGCCATCTGTCCAGCAAATTGATCATTCCAGTACCCTCTTTTAATGAGTATGTGAATGCAGCGCCAGTAGAGAATGTAATTGAATTTCCTCTTGAATATCCATCATTTCAATTGGATATAGACAAGTTTGCTGCTGAAGCTATCAAGGTTAAAGCAGATGTTGCTGTGGTGGTATCACCTAATAATCCAACCTCTCTACTGGTTCCGAAGTCCGATCTAATATCTCTTTCAAAAAAACTTGCAGACCATGATTGTATGCTGATAATCGATGAATCCTTCATGGATTTTGCGCATGATCCCGATAAGGCAAGTCTGGAATATGAGCTCGAAAGTTATCCAAATATAGCAATTCTTAAAAGCATGAGCAAAGCCTATGGTATTTGCGGTCTCAGAATCGGTTATATGCTAACTGCAAATTTAGAATTTGCTGAATCTGTAAGAAAAGGCGTGCATATATGGAATATTAACGGATTTGCCGAAGAGTTTCTGCGCATATTGCCTGATTACAGACAGGAATTTATTGATAGCTGTAAGCAGGTACGTATAGACAGGTATAATCTGTATAAACACCTGTGCACGATCCCAGAAATGACCGTTTACAAACCTGATGCAAATTTTATTTTCTGTCGCCTTCCTGATCACGCACAAAGTGGTCCTGAAGTCACACGGAGATTGTTCATTGAATATAATATGTACATAAAACACTGTCATGAAAAGACTTTACCTGATTCTGGCCGCTATATTCGTATTGCCAGCCGTACTGAAGCAGAAAATTGCAAATTAGTTGAAGCATTGGTAGATGTCATTGGCTTGAATAAAGGGGATGTATCCTGA
- a CDS encoding phosphocholine cytidylyltransferase family protein: protein MNFDHSNSDSGVITTALLLAAGKGSRLYPLTRDTPKCLTMVHEASILERLVINLKKQGFKRLVIVTGYQEQCIRDFLETRSCGMTIDYISSPLYATTNNIYSLWMARDIINEPFLLIESDLIFDESLLTGMCTPDRIAVGCMQPWMNGSTVTANRSHHVKKFQSGIAGPLDEIRYKTVNIYSFSLPSWNSIKERLGQYISDGKVNDYYETVFAELVADGSLSLETISFDSKRWYEIDTVADLAKAEKLFSADNL, encoded by the coding sequence ATGAATTTTGATCACAGCAATAGTGATAGTGGAGTTATAACAACCGCATTATTATTGGCAGCTGGTAAGGGCAGTCGTTTGTACCCTCTAACACGCGACACACCGAAGTGCCTTACAATGGTTCATGAGGCTTCTATACTTGAACGACTTGTCATCAACTTGAAAAAGCAAGGCTTCAAACGTCTTGTCATTGTCACCGGATATCAGGAACAATGTATTCGTGATTTTCTAGAAACACGTTCATGCGGTATGACAATTGATTATATTTCCAGTCCCCTTTATGCGACCACCAACAACATCTATTCACTCTGGATGGCGCGAGATATTATTAATGAGCCTTTCTTGCTTATTGAAAGTGATCTTATTTTTGATGAGTCACTTCTTACTGGAATGTGCACTCCTGACCGAATTGCCGTTGGATGCATGCAACCATGGATGAATGGTTCCACCGTTACAGCCAACCGATCCCACCATGTTAAGAAATTCCAAAGCGGTATTGCCGGCCCTCTTGATGAGATAAGATACAAGACTGTCAATATTTACAGTTTTTCACTTCCTTCGTGGAATAGCATTAAAGAAAGGCTGGGTCAATATATTTCAGATGGGAAAGTAAATGACTATTATGAAACCGTTTTTGCGGAACTGGTAGCTGATGGCAGTCTCTCACTTGAAACAATATCATTTGACAGTAAGCGATGGTATGAAATAGATACAGTCGCAGACCTTGCAAAAGCTGAGAAACTATTTTCAGCAGACAATTTATGA
- a CDS encoding DUF3732 domain-containing protein codes for MNCIIKEIAIFDKKGEKRGVILENGLNIINGDSQSGKSALLEITDYCLLSSRSTIPYGKIMDFADLFVLVLQIDNEFLVIGRHSPRTGNLNTVYFNVDASLNEIYDGTNLSENKIQGLEKSYFDNINLVSKEIIKKEIGRYFNFDVEDTTINSELSSKKGNASFRNMTPYLFQHQGLVASKHALFYRFENRNTRERIIDEFPIFMGWAGGEYYLLNREINEKRTKLRRLERDRDEINKNRVELINKVKNFIRDYYGVIGKNCPLLKSPSDILFVANNLPEFSDESYILSQYEEKKDKLRKKRTELVEQKSKIKEEILLLESTSQDIDDYELKFVQLEKRSSENTAIANEYKCPVCNKSALDISEKLNQIQLSRKRMKNDIKKLNKYYIDNSSAIEKLKLKRDEINKSIIDINAEIKLLDNSFKEGKDKLDLKEKSIEIKNLIQLSTELRFGKSNLLFSDEDIDKLKAEIKQIEQKIRNYNIDSHKAKFDTDVKKDMNKICSKLDFEDELKPPNLCFESNSFEFYHEIDSFNKVFLSQMGSGANWLSCHLSLFLALHKQFAQRKKCKIPSFIFFDQPSQVYFPKEFNPKKDKDVKNVANIYDVIIDVLNEIENQSGFKIQIIVTDHADNLELKNGNFKDLNKYSWFYGNKLI; via the coding sequence ATGAACTGCATTATAAAAGAAATTGCTATTTTTGATAAAAAAGGAGAAAAAAGAGGAGTCATTTTAGAAAATGGACTTAATATTATAAACGGTGATTCTCAATCTGGCAAAAGTGCATTGTTAGAAATCACTGATTATTGTTTGTTATCATCGCGATCTACGATACCTTATGGTAAAATTATGGATTTTGCGGATTTATTTGTACTAGTTCTCCAAATAGATAATGAATTTTTAGTAATTGGAAGGCACTCTCCTAGGACAGGAAACTTAAACACAGTTTATTTTAATGTTGATGCATCATTAAACGAAATCTATGATGGTACTAATTTATCTGAAAACAAAATTCAAGGTTTAGAAAAATCATATTTTGACAATATCAATTTGGTCTCAAAGGAAATTATTAAAAAAGAAATTGGAAGATATTTCAATTTTGATGTGGAAGATACAACCATTAATTCAGAATTATCGTCAAAAAAAGGTAATGCTTCATTTAGAAATATGACACCTTATTTGTTTCAGCATCAAGGTTTGGTAGCGAGTAAACATGCTCTTTTCTATAGATTTGAAAATAGAAATACAAGAGAAAGAATCATAGATGAATTCCCTATTTTTATGGGTTGGGCCGGTGGTGAGTATTATCTTCTTAACAGGGAAATAAATGAGAAGCGAACTAAATTAAGGAGACTAGAACGCGACAGAGACGAAATTAACAAAAACAGAGTTGAATTAATAAATAAAGTTAAAAATTTCATACGCGATTATTATGGAGTTATAGGTAAAAACTGTCCACTACTTAAGAGTCCATCTGATATTTTATTTGTAGCAAACAATTTACCTGAATTCAGCGACGAATCTTACATATTATCCCAATACGAAGAAAAGAAAGATAAATTAAGAAAAAAAAGAACAGAATTAGTTGAGCAAAAATCAAAGATCAAAGAAGAAATACTACTACTGGAAAGCACTTCCCAGGATATTGATGATTATGAATTAAAATTTGTTCAGCTTGAAAAGAGATCTTCTGAAAATACTGCTATTGCAAACGAATACAAGTGTCCTGTATGTAATAAAAGCGCTTTAGACATATCTGAAAAATTAAATCAGATACAACTTTCACGTAAAAGAATGAAAAATGATATTAAAAAATTAAATAAATACTATATTGATAATTCATCTGCAATTGAAAAATTGAAACTGAAAAGAGATGAAATAAACAAATCTATTATTGATATAAATGCGGAAATTAAACTGCTTGATAATTCTTTTAAAGAGGGAAAAGACAAATTAGACTTGAAAGAAAAATCAATTGAAATTAAAAATTTAATTCAATTATCCACAGAATTAAGGTTTGGAAAATCTAATTTATTATTTTCAGATGAAGATATTGATAAGCTTAAAGCCGAAATAAAGCAAATCGAACAAAAAATAAGAAACTATAATATTGACTCCCACAAGGCAAAATTCGACACTGATGTTAAGAAAGATATGAACAAAATCTGTTCAAAACTTGATTTTGAAGATGAACTAAAGCCTCCTAATTTATGCTTTGAATCTAATAGTTTTGAATTTTACCATGAAATAGATTCTTTTAATAAAGTATTTTTATCTCAAATGGGAAGTGGAGCTAATTGGTTATCTTGTCATCTATCTTTATTTTTAGCATTGCACAAGCAATTTGCACAAAGAAAAAAATGCAAAATACCCTCTTTCATTTTTTTTGATCAACCAAGTCAAGTTTATTTCCCAAAAGAGTTTAATCCAAAAAAAGATAAGGATGTCAAAAATGTGGCAAATATTTATGATGTAATTATTGATGTTCTTAATGAAATAGAAAATCAATCAGGATTCAAAATCCAAATTATAGTAACGGACCACGCTGATAACTTAGAACTGAAAAATGGAAACTTTAAAGATTTAAACAAATACAGTTGGTTTTATGGAAATAAACTAATTTGA
- a CDS encoding three component ABC system middle component — protein MNNNDLLNLIYPPQWVSKLLHIYISGAQSYNNHGIKTELIYLTLPLLTIDEIRDRLNHANKTTTFNLIFEDSVVPNKQHFTNFPQKIESFIDITNEGLIVLNADVSVTFCDYITVSKLTKHTKINDEINADYYKAAYYLGLILAKSNHSNIFMKLGVVPA, from the coding sequence ATGAATAACAATGATCTTTTAAACCTAATTTATCCTCCACAATGGGTATCAAAGCTTCTACACATCTATATTAGTGGTGCCCAATCGTATAATAATCATGGTATTAAGACCGAACTTATTTACCTTACTTTACCTTTACTCACAATTGATGAAATAAGAGATAGACTAAATCATGCTAATAAAACCACCACATTCAACTTGATTTTTGAAGACTCTGTTGTCCCAAACAAACAACATTTCACCAATTTTCCCCAAAAAATAGAATCATTTATAGATATCACAAATGAAGGATTAATTGTTTTAAATGCTGACGTAAGTGTAACTTTCTGCGACTACATTACAGTATCAAAACTAACTAAACACACTAAGATAAATGATGAGATTAACGCAGATTACTATAAAGCAGCATATTACCTAGGATTGATATTAGCGAAAAGTAATCATTCTAATATATTTATGAAATTGGGGGTAGTGCCTGCATGA
- a CDS encoding nucleotidyltransferase family protein, with protein MSGKSGIQINDAFDLVQTMGFDRNKGKELLELCRRNDIASLGVFGSFSRGEQTEESDLDLLVTFSKGKSLIDHIRIEDDLESLLGKHVDLVTERSLSPYLAPMVKKDLRRII; from the coding sequence ATGTCAGGAAAAAGCGGTATTCAAATCAACGATGCCTTTGACCTTGTACAAACCATGGGTTTTGACAGAAACAAAGGAAAAGAGCTTCTTGAGCTTTGCCGCCGGAATGATATAGCTTCTCTTGGAGTCTTTGGCTCGTTTTCCAGAGGCGAGCAGACAGAGGAAAGCGACCTTGACCTGCTGGTTACTTTTTCAAAAGGTAAGAGTCTGATCGATCACATAAGGATAGAAGATGATCTGGAATCCTTACTGGGAAAACACGTAGATCTTGTCACCGAGAGATCATTGAGTCCATATCTTGCACCGATGGTTAAGAAAGACCTTCGGAGGATAATATGA
- a CDS encoding DUF86 domain-containing protein, whose amino-acid sequence MRDDSVFLNHILDAINQIEEYIADMTYDGFLDNRLVQDAVVRQLEIIGEATKNLSPTKTEEYPQIPWKEIAGMRDKLIHAYFGVDLEEVWNTTKRDIPYLKEILS is encoded by the coding sequence ATGAGAGACGATTCTGTTTTCTTGAATCATATTTTAGATGCGATCAACCAGATAGAAGAATACATTGCAGATATGACATATGATGGTTTTCTGGATAACAGGTTAGTGCAGGATGCCGTTGTAAGACAACTTGAGATAATTGGCGAAGCCACAAAGAACCTTTCACCAACTAAAACAGAAGAATATCCCCAAATTCCATGGAAAGAGATTGCAGGAATGCGAGACAAACTAATCCATGCTTATTTTGGTGTTGATCTTGAAGAAGTATGGAATACTACTAAAAGGGATATTCCTTATCTGAAAGAAATTCTATCGTGA
- a CDS encoding DUF4386 domain-containing protein, protein MKTINKLRILYPVWTVISMFSLLYAPTLASESTLFKVGQLGQIVVQVFQIVVALLLYKLFMETDKEQASLIPIFGILGVPLSLMAIIMPEAMHLAEVFWGLWLIPIGALIIKSGMFPKWIGYLLYIGSLGYFGAAISYFLIGYVPSFVDYFTMGELVWVLWITFVGAKEIRS, encoded by the coding sequence ATGAAGACCATAAACAAACTTAGAATTCTTTATCCTGTATGGACTGTCATAAGCATGTTTTCATTGCTGTATGCACCGACACTCGCCAGCGAATCTACACTCTTTAAAGTTGGTCAGTTAGGTCAAATTGTTGTACAGGTGTTCCAGATAGTGGTTGCGTTATTGTTGTACAAATTATTCATGGAAACCGATAAGGAACAGGCATCCCTGATACCCATATTCGGTATTTTAGGAGTACCTCTTTCATTGATGGCAATAATCATGCCTGAAGCGATGCACTTAGCAGAAGTCTTCTGGGGACTGTGGCTTATACCAATTGGTGCACTGATTATCAAATCAGGAATGTTCCCAAAATGGATTGGATATTTATTATATATCGGATCATTAGGATACTTCGGAGCAGCAATCTCATATTTCCTCATAGGATATGTGCCATCCTTTGTTGATTATTTCACAATGGGTGAGCTTGTATGGGTGCTATGGATAACTTTTGTGGGAGCTAAAGAGATTCGGAGTTGA
- a CDS encoding MoxR family ATPase, whose product MDENIQKLNEKATSYSEQIEKLRTEIQNTIIGQDEIIDSLLIALMSQGHVLLEGVPGLAKTLMVRTISECLECDFVRLQFTPDLLPADITGTKIYNHNEGSFSTLKGPIFSNFILADEINRAPPKVQSALLEAMQERQVSIQGDTFHLQRPFLVMATQNPIESEGTYKLPEAQVDRFMSKLLIDYPTKDEEIEIIERFTQGVKTSVSKMLASSEIIEIQDFIPQVYADRKIMDYVARLVDATRHPQNYSVDTEGHIEYGASPRASLWLIIAAKSHAVLNGRGYVIPEDVKAVAYHVLRHRVLLNYEAEVEEISSDHVITEILEKVKVP is encoded by the coding sequence ATGGACGAGAATATTCAAAAACTGAACGAAAAGGCAACCTCCTATTCAGAACAGATTGAGAAACTAAGAACAGAGATCCAAAATACAATAATCGGACAGGACGAGATAATCGACAGCCTTCTGATAGCACTCATGTCGCAGGGACATGTACTGCTGGAAGGAGTGCCAGGTCTTGCAAAGACCCTCATGGTCAGGACGATCTCAGAATGTCTCGAATGCGATTTTGTGCGGCTTCAATTCACACCGGACCTTCTGCCTGCGGATATCACAGGTACCAAGATCTATAACCACAACGAAGGCTCTTTTTCCACGCTCAAAGGTCCGATCTTCTCGAATTTTATTCTTGCTGACGAAATAAACCGAGCTCCTCCTAAAGTACAGTCAGCACTCCTGGAAGCAATGCAGGAAAGGCAGGTAAGTATCCAGGGCGACACTTTCCATCTTCAGCGACCTTTTCTTGTAATGGCAACACAGAACCCCATCGAATCCGAAGGAACCTACAAACTTCCTGAAGCACAGGTTGACAGGTTCATGTCAAAACTACTCATCGATTATCCAACAAAGGACGAAGAGATAGAGATAATCGAAAGGTTCACCCAGGGAGTCAAAACAAGTGTTTCAAAGATGCTCGCATCAAGTGAAATTATCGAGATACAGGACTTCATCCCTCAGGTTTACGCCGACAGAAAAATAATGGATTACGTAGCCCGGCTAGTTGACGCTACCCGCCATCCACAAAATTACTCAGTGGACACGGAAGGTCATATAGAATACGGAGCCTCGCCCCGTGCATCCCTGTGGCTTATAATCGCTGCAAAGTCACATGCAGTCCTGAACGGTAGAGGATACGTTATACCTGAAGACGTAAAAGCAGTGGCATATCACGTACTTCGCCACCGGGTACTTCTCAATTATGAAGCTGAGGTCGAAGAAATAAGCAGCGACCACGTAATAACTGAAATACTCGAAAAAGTAAAAGTCCCCTGA
- a CDS encoding CDP-alcohol phosphatidyltransferase family protein → MDDQEKLQSHQTAMLAFARDLPNICSLAGLLCAILSIYYAILGNLSIAMIGMLWAVVFDWGDGIIARRMKGRTDEYRAFGGQLDSLIDIVSFGICPAVFLLSYGEFSPWFLPGAFVIVAVSAIRLSYFNVFGLVDDSTYMGLALDNNVLVLAFIFLFNSYFTQPVFTIIIYALLMAMAFFNVTPIKTPKFSSRWFNTLLIYAMGLTSIYIFQV, encoded by the coding sequence ATGGACGATCAAGAAAAGCTACAATCACATCAGACAGCAATGCTCGCTTTTGCCCGTGATCTTCCAAATATATGTTCGCTTGCAGGACTTTTGTGTGCAATCCTTAGTATATACTATGCCATATTAGGCAATTTGTCTATTGCGATGATTGGAATGCTCTGGGCTGTTGTTTTTGACTGGGGTGACGGGATCATTGCCCGGCGGATGAAAGGGCGGACTGATGAATATCGGGCTTTTGGAGGGCAACTTGATTCATTGATAGATATAGTAAGTTTTGGCATTTGTCCTGCAGTGTTTCTTTTGAGCTATGGAGAGTTCAGTCCATGGTTCCTGCCCGGTGCATTCGTGATCGTCGCTGTCAGTGCGATCCGGTTGAGTTATTTCAATGTTTTCGGTCTGGTCGATGATTCGACATATATGGGATTAGCACTTGACAACAATGTCCTTGTTCTTGCCTTTATCTTTCTGTTTAACAGTTATTTCACCCAGCCGGTCTTCACGATCATCATATATGCACTGTTAATGGCCATGGCTTTCTTTAATGTAACACCGATCAAAACTCCCAAGTTTTCCAGCAGGTGGTTTAATACTCTCCTGATATATGCCATGGGATTGACATCTATTTATATATTCCAAGTTTGA